From a region of the Pseudanabaena sp. BC1403 genome:
- a CDS encoding class I SAM-dependent methyltransferase encodes MNCRVCDSTNLELAVDLGSQPWCNHFLKLEEIGKEPFYPLRVLYCHDCSTAQLDYTVKKEIMFGNHTYLSGITKSLSDHFRTVAQDIDQRFFLDIQTKSVLDIGSNDGTQLKHFQELGYEVLGVESSKTTAKIANESGITTLNEFFNLELVQRLNRKFHIINAAGVFFHLEELHSVTEGIREALLDNGVFVVQFLYMKRIVENLAFDQIYHEHLLYYNLKNIEVLLNRHRLEMFDAYLAPIHGGSIVGFVTHKGKRQVSDRLQSLRKAEIDEQSNEFATYLKFAERIKQMRLENLAYLEASKKHGKKIFGFGAPVKGNTMLNYFGVGTQYLDCLVEKNELRRNLYSPGMHIPIVIEKEVSSLPNIYYVLAWNFKKEILANNQHLIDKGVEFYFPVNPREV; translated from the coding sequence ATGAACTGTCGTGTTTGTGATTCAACTAATTTAGAACTTGCTGTAGATCTTGGTTCTCAGCCTTGGTGTAATCATTTTCTGAAGTTAGAAGAAATTGGTAAAGAACCATTTTATCCTCTGCGGGTGCTATATTGCCATGACTGCTCAACAGCCCAGCTAGACTACACCGTAAAGAAAGAAATTATGTTTGGGAACCACACCTACTTATCGGGTATCACCAAGTCTTTGAGCGATCATTTTAGAACAGTTGCCCAAGATATAGATCAACGCTTTTTTCTGGACATACAAACTAAATCTGTCTTAGATATTGGTTCTAACGATGGTACGCAACTAAAGCATTTTCAAGAGCTAGGCTATGAAGTTCTTGGGGTTGAATCTTCAAAAACCACTGCAAAAATTGCTAATGAATCAGGAATTACAACTCTCAATGAATTCTTCAATCTTGAGTTAGTTCAGAGACTTAACCGTAAATTTCATATAATCAATGCCGCAGGGGTATTCTTTCATCTTGAAGAACTACACTCTGTAACCGAAGGCATCCGTGAAGCACTTCTAGACAATGGCGTATTTGTCGTACAGTTTCTTTATATGAAACGAATTGTCGAAAATTTAGCTTTCGATCAGATCTACCATGAGCATTTACTTTATTACAACCTCAAAAATATTGAAGTACTGCTCAATCGACATAGGCTAGAAATGTTTGATGCCTATCTTGCACCAATTCATGGTGGTTCAATTGTTGGTTTTGTTACTCACAAGGGCAAGCGTCAAGTTAGCGATCGCTTACAATCCTTGCGAAAAGCAGAAATAGATGAACAAAGTAATGAATTTGCCACCTATCTCAAATTTGCTGAACGAATCAAACAGATGAGACTAGAAAATTTAGCTTATTTGGAAGCTTCTAAAAAACACGGCAAGAAAATTTTTGGCTTTGGTGCACCAGTAAAAGGAAATACTATGCTGAATTACTTTGGCGTAGGTACTCAATATCTAGATTGTTTAGTAGAAAAAAATGAGTTGCGCCGCAACCTATATTCTCCTGGGATGCACATTCCTATTGTTATCGAAAAAGAAGTTTCCAGCTTGCCCAATATATACTACGTTCTAGCTTGGAACTTCAAAAAGGAGATTCTTGCTAATAATCAGCATCTAATTGACAAAGGTGTGGAGTTTTACTTCCCTGTCAATCCACGGGAGGTCTAG
- a CDS encoding NAD-dependent epimerase/dehydratase family protein — translation MEILVTGATGFLGTALCVHLENLGHKVYRLNSKNCDLQQGNSLLKFNQIAYDQIYHLAAWTQAGDFCLYHQGEQWIVNQRINTNVLSWWQQYQPQAKLISMGTSCAYSPELPLTEENYLMGMPIDSLFTYAMTKRMLYAGHLALQKQYGLKYLCLVPSTLYGPGYHTDGRQMHFIFDLIRKIIWAKLYDETVILWGDGNQCREIVFVDDFVNISIHLANNIDNQIINIGAGEEFSIKYFAKLICENVGYDFDLIQFDTERYVGAKSKCLEVQKLRHYIPDLSLTSLELGLGKTIDWFREQRPQFVPRN, via the coding sequence ATGGAAATATTAGTTACTGGTGCTACAGGATTTTTAGGAACAGCATTATGTGTTCATTTAGAAAATTTAGGTCATAAAGTTTATCGCTTAAACTCTAAAAACTGTGACTTGCAGCAAGGAAATTCGCTATTGAAATTTAATCAAATTGCCTATGATCAAATTTATCATTTAGCCGCCTGGACTCAAGCGGGTGATTTTTGTTTATATCACCAAGGTGAGCAATGGATTGTTAATCAACGTATAAATACTAACGTCCTTTCTTGGTGGCAGCAATATCAACCACAGGCAAAGCTCATCAGTATGGGAACTAGTTGTGCCTACTCTCCAGAATTACCATTAACAGAAGAAAACTATCTAATGGGAATGCCTATAGATAGCTTGTTTACCTATGCAATGACTAAGCGAATGTTGTATGCAGGACATCTAGCATTACAGAAACAATATGGTTTGAAATATCTTTGCTTAGTGCCTTCAACACTTTATGGTCCCGGCTATCATACTGACGGACGACAAATGCATTTTATTTTTGATTTAATTCGCAAAATTATTTGGGCTAAACTCTATGACGAAACAGTAATTCTTTGGGGAGACGGCAATCAATGCCGCGAAATTGTGTTTGTTGATGACTTTGTTAATATTTCCATACATTTAGCAAATAATATTGACAACCAAATTATAAATATTGGAGCGGGTGAAGAGTTTTCAATTAAGTATTTTGCCAAACTAATTTGTGAAAATGTTGGTTATGATTTTGATTTGATCCAGTTTGATACTGAACGGTATGTTGGAGCTAAATCTAAATGTTTGGAAGTCCAAAAATTAAGGCACTATATTCCAGATTTAAGTCTGACTTCCTTAGAGTTAGGGCTAGGTAAAACGATTGATTGGTTTCGGGAACAAAGACCACAATTTGTGCCAAGAAATTAA
- a CDS encoding SIS domain-containing protein, whose product MSYWIEDRLSQIKEAFTDDYCESIDAVTDLIAQCFQDGNILFICGNGGSAADAQHIAAEFIGRFLLERKGLAAISLSSNPAVLTAWSNDHEFETVFSRQLEALGKPKDILWAISTSGKSKNVALALETAKKLGITTIAMTGNNGGILQSLTDYSLFVEVAHTPLVQEIHVITYHRICEQVESKLFPEI is encoded by the coding sequence TTGAGTTATTGGATTGAAGATAGGCTGAGTCAAATTAAAGAAGCTTTTACTGATGATTACTGTGAATCAATTGATGCAGTCACAGATTTGATTGCTCAATGTTTTCAAGATGGTAATATATTATTTATCTGTGGTAACGGTGGTTCGGCGGCAGATGCTCAGCACATTGCAGCCGAATTCATTGGTCGTTTTTTGCTTGAACGTAAAGGTTTGGCAGCGATATCCCTATCCTCAAACCCTGCGGTACTTACAGCATGGTCTAACGATCATGAATTTGAGACAGTCTTTTCGCGTCAGCTAGAGGCATTAGGCAAACCAAAGGATATCTTGTGGGCAATTTCTACCTCTGGTAAATCTAAAAATGTGGCGCTAGCGCTAGAAACTGCCAAAAAACTAGGAATAACAACCATAGCAATGACGGGAAATAATGGTGGTATTTTACAATCTCTAACGGATTATAGTTTATTTGTTGAAGTAGCTCATACACCATTAGTCCAAGAAATTCATGTTATTACCTATCATCGTATTTGCGAACAAGTAGAGTCTAAACTATTTCCCGAAATATGA